The genome window AGGCTAGTAATGAGTTGTCAGTTATGAGTTGTGAATTCTAATAATCGCGCCTTTGGTGCCAAATTAAAGGACTTCCCCGCCCCCTCTTCTGTCATCCTCGCGAAGGCGAGGATCTTTTTTGTATCTTTAGAGGGAACAAAATAGCACAGGAGCATAGTATGTCCGATTGGCTGTTCAAATCATGGATCAAGGTTTCCGTCGTGACGGTCATCCTTTTCTTTTTTTATCACCTTTTCATCTCCCTGAAACTGGAACAGGAAGATTTCAAGAACAATTCCAACGACCAAGAGTAGGCTCACCTTATGGAACAAAACAAGGACATTGCCGACATCCAGGCCGCCGAAGCGGTATTCCACAAGAAGAAAAAGTTCATTTTGTGCTACCACAGCTTTAGCGTCATGAATTTCAAAAAGGCCCGTGTGCAAATTCGCAAGATTGCAGAAGCCGCAGGCTCTCCCATCAGCATCGCCGTGGTGCCCGCCTTTGGCGCCGCTCCGGAATCGGAAGCCGAAGAATTCCGTGAAGAACTGGAAAAGTTCGTGCAGGAAGGCTACGAAATCATGCTCCACGGGGCACGTCACCGGGCAGACCTTTCCCTGAAGCGCAGCCTCCAGGGCAAGCTCGCCCTGCTGATTTCCAACAACGAGGCCGAATTTGCCGGTCTCAACGAACGGCTCACCCAGGCGCTTCTCAAGCGTAGCCTCGCCCTGTGGAAGGCCCACGGCACAGGCAAGCCCTCCGGATTCATTCCGCCCATCTGGTTCGGGAACAAGTTCCTCAAGCAGCAGGCCCTGGAAATCTTCGACTACTACGAAGACTACCACGGCATCTACAAGAAGATCGGCGACAAGATCAAGAAAACCTATTCCAAGACCCTCAGCTTTTCCATTATTCCAAACGCGCTCCTGGGTCTTGCCCAGACCTACGCCTGCCTCCGGATGCTCCTGCCGGGCGGCACCCACCGTCTGGTGTTCCACGAAAAGGATTTCAGGACCATCGGCGAGAAACGCATCTTGAACATGGTGCGCTACACCTCCACCATGCGCGAAAAAATCATGTACAAGGATCTGTAAGGTCAGAATCTCGGGAATCAAGATATGATGCTCAACAAGTTTCTCTCCCGGACGGAATACAGTTCTTACGACGACCTTTACAAGAACTTCAAGATTTCCATTCCGGAAAATTTCAACTTTGCCTACGATGTGGTAGATGAATACGCCAAGGAAGAACCCAAGCGCGAAGCCCTAGTCTGGTGTGACGACGAAGACGAAAGTCACATCTTCACTTTCAAGGATTTGTCGCTAGCCTCCCAACGCACGGCCAACTTCTTGGTAGAACAGGGAATCGTCAAGGGCGACCGGGTGATGCTCATCCTCCGCCGCCGTTACGAATTCTGGTTTTTCCTCTTGGCGCTGCACCGCATTGGCGCCATCGCCATCCCGGCCACCAACATGCTGGCCGCCGAAGACCTGGAATACCGTTTCAAGGCTGCCGACGTGAAAATGGTGGTGACCTACGACGAGCCCACCCTCCAAAAAGAGGTGGACAAGGCAAAATCCAAGTGCCCCTCCGTAGAAAAGCTGGTGACCGTGGGCCAGACCGCCCGCCAGAACTGGATCAGTTTCTACGACGACTACGAAATCTTCCCGGCCAGTTTCCCACGGCCCACGGGAAACGCCGCCACCCATAACGACGACATCATGGTGGTGTACTTTACCAGCGGCACAAGTTCCAACCCCAAGATGGTGGCCCACACCTACACCTACCCTCTGGGACACATCGTCACCGCCAAGTACTGGCAGCACGTGATTGAGGGAGGCCGCCACCTGACGGTTGCCGAAACCGGCTGGGCCAAGGCCCTCTGGGGAAAAATCTACGGCCAGTGGATTGCAGGCTCTGCCGTGTTCACCTACGACATGAAGGTATTCATTCCGGGAAAGCTCCTGGAGAAAATGGCCGAATACAAGGTCACTACCTTCTGCGCACCGCCCACCGTGTACCGCTACATTCTGCACCACGGCCTTTCCAAGTACGACCTTTCCAGCCTCAAGTACTGCACTACCGCAGGCGAGGCGCTGAACCTGGACATCTACAACCAGTTCTTCGAGCAGACAGGCATCCGACTGCAAGAAGGTTACGGCCAGACGGAACTGACCCTCACCACCGGAAACTTCGGATGGGATATCCCGAAGCCGGGCTCCATCGGCAAGCCTTCGCCGGGCTACCGCATGGAAATCGTCAACGCCGAAGGTGACCCCTGCGGCGTAGATGAAGTGGGCGAACTGATTATCCAGATTGACCAGGGCAAGCCCTTCGGCATGTTCGGCGGCTACTACCGCGACGAAGAACGTACAGAGAAAGTGTTCGCAGGCGGAGTTTACCACACCGGCGACACCGCCACCCGGGACAAGGACGGTTATTTCTGGTTCGTGGGCCGCACCGACGACCTGATCAAGAGCTCCGGATACCGTATCAGCCCCTTCGAAGTAGAAGAAGTGCTCCACAAGCACCCCGCCGTGCTGGAAGTGGCCGTCACGGGCATCGAGGACAAGGACCGTGGCCAGGCCGTGAAGGCAACCATCGTGCTCCAGAAGGGCTACGAGGCCTCCAAGGAACTGTCCAAGGAAATCCAGCTTTTCGCAAAGAAGATTGCCGCCAGCTACAAGAGCCCACGCATTATCGACTTCGTGACGGAGCTGCCCAAGACCATCAGCGGAAAGATCCGCCGGGCCACCATCCGCGACAAGGATGCTTCGGCACAGGCCGCTGAAAAAGCCGAAGCACAGGCTGGCGAAAGCACCGAAACCTCGTCCGAAAAATCAGAAAACTAACGGCATTCCCGGAGGTATGTCATGAGTAACCGCGTCCTCAACATCCTCGTTCCGGGAATCGGGCTCCCCCTTTCCCTGGGTACCGTCTATAACTACTCCCAGTACTCCGTCAACATCATGGAGTGCTTCGGCATTTCAAAGTTCCAGGCGGACATCGGGTTCACCCTGATTATCTTCTTCTTGGGGATGTGCGCCGCTACCTTCGGGCGCATGGTGGAACTGAACCCGAAACGGATGTCGGTGGTTTCCACCACCTTGTTCGCCATCGGCATGTTCACCCTCTTTGCCGCCACCAAGTTCGGTATACTCCCGCTGTACTACATCGGCTGCTCCTTCATGGGGGCGGGCACAGGCATCGGCTACGTGTGCCCCATCAAGCAGTTGCTTTCCAACTTCAGCGACCACAAGGGCCTGGCCTCGGGCCTTGCCATCACGGGCTTTGGGGCAGGCAAGTTCGTGGCCGCCCCCGCTATCGAGTACCTGCTGGCAAACTTTGAACTCCCCTACCTGTTCCTGATTCTCGGATGCGCCTTCTTGACGGTCATGTCCGTATGTTCCTGGCTATTCAGGCCCAATCCCGCCTTTATCATGACCAAGAAGACGGCCATCCCATT of Fibrobacter sp. contains these proteins:
- a CDS encoding polysaccharide deacetylase family protein, encoding MEQNKDIADIQAAEAVFHKKKKFILCYHSFSVMNFKKARVQIRKIAEAAGSPISIAVVPAFGAAPESEAEEFREELEKFVQEGYEIMLHGARHRADLSLKRSLQGKLALLISNNEAEFAGLNERLTQALLKRSLALWKAHGTGKPSGFIPPIWFGNKFLKQQALEIFDYYEDYHGIYKKIGDKIKKTYSKTLSFSIIPNALLGLAQTYACLRMLLPGGTHRLVFHEKDFRTIGEKRILNMVRYTSTMREKIMYKDL
- a CDS encoding AMP-binding protein yields the protein MMLNKFLSRTEYSSYDDLYKNFKISIPENFNFAYDVVDEYAKEEPKREALVWCDDEDESHIFTFKDLSLASQRTANFLVEQGIVKGDRVMLILRRRYEFWFFLLALHRIGAIAIPATNMLAAEDLEYRFKAADVKMVVTYDEPTLQKEVDKAKSKCPSVEKLVTVGQTARQNWISFYDDYEIFPASFPRPTGNAATHNDDIMVVYFTSGTSSNPKMVAHTYTYPLGHIVTAKYWQHVIEGGRHLTVAETGWAKALWGKIYGQWIAGSAVFTYDMKVFIPGKLLEKMAEYKVTTFCAPPTVYRYILHHGLSKYDLSSLKYCTTAGEALNLDIYNQFFEQTGIRLQEGYGQTELTLTTGNFGWDIPKPGSIGKPSPGYRMEIVNAEGDPCGVDEVGELIIQIDQGKPFGMFGGYYRDEERTEKVFAGGVYHTGDTATRDKDGYFWFVGRTDDLIKSSGYRISPFEVEEVLHKHPAVLEVAVTGIEDKDRGQAVKATIVLQKGYEASKELSKEIQLFAKKIAASYKSPRIIDFVTELPKTISGKIRRATIRDKDASAQAAEKAEAQAGESTETSSEKSEN
- a CDS encoding MFS transporter: MSNRVLNILVPGIGLPLSLGTVYNYSQYSVNIMECFGISKFQADIGFTLIIFFLGMCAATFGRMVELNPKRMSVVSTTLFAIGMFTLFAATKFGILPLYYIGCSFMGAGTGIGYVCPIKQLLSNFSDHKGLASGLAITGFGAGKFVAAPAIEYLLANFELPYLFLILGCAFLTVMSVCSWLFRPNPAFIMTKKTAIPFKDLVHTKFLTMEYVSIWVMFCINISCGLALIAQEKSLLKYLGFKEIALIMALTAVFNVLGRFGMSTLSDYIGRKGAYHYVCSLSILAAFLCYTEQAWLAICGIMMVEFAYGGNFSVLPSLLAKRFGTSCVSTVHAMTLSGWGIAGIIGPTLGNIFTGNNLFLVLGGLYLFGFTMMEIFVKKDSHQEIKGV